In Gossypium arboreum isolate Shixiya-1 chromosome 5, ASM2569848v2, whole genome shotgun sequence, a single genomic region encodes these proteins:
- the LOC108470679 gene encoding topless-related protein 1-like isoform X6: MTTSLSRDLIFLILQFLDEEKFKETVHILQKESGLFFSMNYFEDLILDGKWEEVERYLSGFTRVDDNRYSMKIFFEIRKQKYLEALDKHDRAMAVEILAKDLKVFSSFNEDLFREITQLLTLDNFSFCRENEQLSTYRDAKTARTIMLGELKKLIEANPFFCDKLQFPSIKTSRLRMLINQSLNWQHSLCANPRQNPDIRTLMVDHNCRNSTDPYTQLATSNQLMVSAQRTEGFIPMCANGPFQPASTSVQAPVSAWLTTPLSMNHPVLSGGGSLGGPSNPAAVSNGLVDSDMSKPRVSAVPDRIMPPGINSSQNGLQFNMTEELPRTVARTLNQGSLTTSMDFHPIQQTLLLAGTNIGEISLWEVSSREKLVLRNFQVWDIGASSMTLKAALIKDPLVSVRRIVWSPDGSLFGVAYSKHMLQLYTYFGGNDIRQHLEIDSHIGAVNDLAFCNPYKQLAVITCGDDKTIKVWDVATGANMYTFEGHEASVHSVCPHNKENVHFFFSTSVDGKIKAWLYDTMGSRVNYYAPGCSCSAMAYSADGKRLFSCGTTKEGESHMVEWNENEGTVKRTYQGFHKRSLGIVQFDTAKNRFLAVGDDYSIKFWDMENCILLMTVDAEGGLPASPHIRFNKEGSLLAVSANDNKIKILATVDGLRLMRTYETHSHIAPRPAPSNAPVKNGDSRKPEDTKAKSTAEVNPVKAGKVTEISTSAQFRSLKLSAHFEADKIGRLVYTYTGNAILALAFNAIHLLWKWPQNDLNLSGKATTKVAPQLMQPASGILMTNHLIEGNPVETVPCFALSKNDSYVMSASGGKITLFNMMTFKKMVTFISPPPVATNLAFHPQDNNIIAIGMEDSTVYIYNVRLDEVKSKLRGHSKRITGLAFSPLLNILVSSGADAQIIVWDLNNWERKNGCYLQSPAGRTPTARSDTQIQFHQDQTQLLAVNETQIAIYDMRKMECIKQLAIGEASASISHATFSCDSLLVYTGFVDGTVRIFGASNLQLQRQINPAAYLPSNASSTVYPLVVAAHPQEPNQFAIGLTDGSVYVFEPLESEGEWDVVPQPQRIENGSTSTISTQVAALDQTKPQPQG, encoded by the exons ATGACGACTTCGCTTAGCAGAGACCTAATCTTCCTGATCCTGCAGTTTCTCGATGAAGAAAAGTTCAAGGAAACTGTTCACAT CCTCCAGAAGGAATCAGGTCTATTTTTCAGCATGAATTACTTTGAGGACCTGATCCTCGACGGAAAATGGGAGGAGGTTGAGCGGTACCTTTCTGGGTTCACTAGAGTCGACGATAATCGTTATTCCATGAAGATATTTTTTGAAATCCGCAAGCAAAAATACCTTGAGGCCTTAGACAA GCATGATAGGGCCATGGCTGTTGAAATTCTTGCCAAGGATCTTAAAGTTTTCTCCTCTTTTAACGAGGACTTGTTCAGGGAAATCACTCAGCTCCTAACATTAGATAATTTTAG TTTCTGCAGGGAGAATGAGCAATTATCAACTTATAGAGATGCAAAGACAGCACGTACAATTATGTTGGGCGAGCTCAAGAAGCTGATTGAGGCAAATCCTTTTTTTTGTGACAAGTTGCAGTTCCCTAGCATTAAAACTTCAAGGTTACGGATGCTCATTAATCAAAG CTTAAATTGGCAACATTCCCTTTGTGCAAATCCTAGGCAAAACCCTGATATAAGAACTCTTATGGTGGATCACAATTGTAGAAATTCTACTGATCCATACACACAACTAGCCACAAGCAATCAGCTTATGGTTTCTGCACAAAGAACAGAAGGCTTCATTCCAATGTGTGCAAATGGG CCGTTCCAACCTGCATCAACATCAGTTCAAGCTCCTGTAAGTGCATGGCTAACAACTCCTTTAAGCATGAATCACCCAGTACTTTCTGGAGGAGGTAGCCTAGGTGGCCCGTCAAATCCTG CTGCAGTGTCAAATGGTCTTGTCGATTCTGATATGTCAAAGCCAAGGGTTAGTGCAGTTCCTGACAGG ATAATGCCACCAGGTATTAATTCCTCTCAGAATGGTTTGCAATTTAACATGACTGAAGAATTGCCGAGGACTGTTGCACGCACGTTGAACCAAGGATCACTTACCACAAGCATGGACTTCCATCCTATTCAACAAACTCTCCTTCTGG CTGGAACAAACATTGGGGAGATAAGTTTGTGGGAAGTTAGTTCTAGAGAGAAGTTAGTTTTGAGAAACTTTCAGGTGTGGGATATTGGAGCAAGTTCTATGACATTAAAG GCAGCTTTGATCAAAGATCCACTTGTCTCAGTAAGGCGTATAGTATGGAGCCCTGATGGTTCTTTGTTTG GAGTTGCATATTCTAAACATATGCTGCAGCTGTACACTTATTTTGGAGGGAATGATATTCGACAACATTTGGAG ATTGACTCGCATATTGGTGCTGTAAATGATCTAGCATTCTGTAACCCCTATAAGCAACTTGCGGTTATTACTTGTGGTGATGACAAGACCATCAAG GTGTGGGACGTAGCTACTGGCGCTAATATGTACACATTTGAAGGTCATGAGGCTTCTGTACATTCTGTCTGTCCTCATAACAAAGAAAATGTCCAT TTTTTCTTTTCAACATCAGTGGATGGCAAAATAAAGGCATGGTTATATGACACGATGGGATCCAGGGTCAATTATTATGCTCCTGGTTGCTCCTGTTCTGCAATGGCCTATAGTGCTGATGGAAAAAG GTTATTCTCATGTGGAACCACGAAAGAAGGGGAGTCACACATGGTCGAATGGAATGAAAATGAAGGTACTGTTAAGAGAACCTACCAAGGATTTCACAAACGTTCTTTGGGAATTGTTCAGTTTGATACTGCCAAGAATCGTTTCTTGGCAGTTGGTGATGATTATTCAATTAAATTCTGGGACATGGAAAATTGCATTCTTTTAATGACTGTTGATGCCGAGGGAGGATTACCG GCAAGTCCTCATATCCGCTTCAACAAGGAGGGCTCCTTGTTGGCTGTTTCtgcaaatgataataaaataaagattttggcaACAGTTGATGGTCTTCGATTAATGCGTACATATGAAACTCATTCCCATATTGCTCCAAGACCAGCTCCATCTAATGCTCCAGTTAAG AATGGTGACTCAAGAAAGCCCGAGGATACAAAAGCAAAATCAACTGCAGAAGTAAACCCAGTAAAAGCAGGCAAGGTGACTGAGATTAGCACATCTGCTCAATTTCGTTCACTCAAACTCTCAGCTCATTTTGAAGCAGATAAG ATTGGAAGGTTGGTTTATACTTATACAGGTAATGCCATTTTGGCATTAGCATTTAATGCTATTCATTTACTGTGGAAGTGGCCGCAAAATGACCTCAATTTGAGTGGGAAG GCCACAACAAAGGTTGCCCCTCAACTAATGCAACCAGCATCAGGCATATTAATGACCAATCATCTGATCGAGGGTAACCCTGTTGAAACTGTGCCATGTTTTGCATTGTCCAAGAACGACTCCTATGTCATGTCTGCATCAGGAGGAAAAATTACATTGTTCAACATGATGACATTTAAG AAAATGGTAACTTTCATTTCTCCACCCCCTGTGGCTACAAATCTTGCTTTTCATCCTCAAGATAACAATATAATCGCTATTGGCATGGAGGATTCCACGGTTTACATCTACAATGTTCGTCTAGATGAGGTCAAGAGCAAGCTTAGGGGTCACTCTAAGAGAATTACTGGTCTTGCCTTTTCCCCTCTGTTGAATATACTAGTTTCTTCTGGAGCTGATGCCCAG ATCATTGTATGGGACTTGAATAATTGGGAAAGGAAGAATGGATGCTATTTGCAATCTCCAGCAGGAAGGACACCTACAGCAAGGTCAGACACCCAGATACAGTTTCACCAGGATCAGACACAGTTGCTCGCTGTAAACGAAACTCAAATTGCCATATATGACATGAGGAAAATGGAGTGTATAAAGCAG TTGGCTATAGGAGAAGCTTCAGCATCAATCTCCCATGCAACATTTTCATGTGATAGCCTGTTAGTGTACACCGGTTTCGTGGATGGAACAGTGCGCATATTTGGTGCCTCAAATCTTCAATTACAACGGCAGATAAATCCCGCCGCTTATCTCCCATCCAATGCCAG CTCAACTGTTTATCCGCTTGTGGTTGCTGCACATCCCCAAGAACCCAACCAGTTTGCCATAGGCCTAACTGATGGCAGCGTCTACGTGTTTGAACCACTTGAGTCTGAAGGTGAATGGGATGTTGTGCCCCAACCTCAACGCATTGAGAATGGATCCACAAGTACCATTTCTACTCAAGTTGCAGCCTTGGATCAAACCAAACCCCAACCCCAGGGCTAA
- the LOC108470679 gene encoding topless-related protein 1-like isoform X1: MRVGLDVVEIKEGLVPMTTSLSRDLIFLILQFLDEEKFKETVHILQKESGLFFSMNYFEDLILDGKWEEVERYLSGFTRVDDNRYSMKIFFEIRKQKYLEALDKHDRAMAVEILAKDLKVFSSFNEDLFREITQLLTLDNFSFCRENEQLSTYRDAKTARTIMLGELKKLIEANPFFCDKLQFPSIKTSRLRMLINQSLNWQHSLCANPRQNPDIRTLMVDHNCRNSTDPYTQLATSNQLMVSAQRTEGFIPMCANGPFQPASTSVQAPVSAWLTTPLSMNHPVLSGGGSLGGPSNPAAVSNGLVDSDMSKPRVSAVPDRIMPPGINSSQNGLQFNMTEELPRTVARTLNQGSLTTSMDFHPIQQTLLLAGTNIGEISLWEVSSREKLVLRNFQVWDIGASSMTLKAALIKDPLVSVRRIVWSPDGSLFGVAYSKHMLQLYTYFGGNDIRQHLEIDSHIGAVNDLAFCNPYKQLAVITCGDDKTIKVWDVATGANMYTFEGHEASVHSVCPHNKENVHFFFSTSVDGKIKAWLYDTMGSRVNYYAPGCSCSAMAYSADGKRLFSCGTTKEGESHMVEWNENEGTVKRTYQGFHKRSLGIVQFDTAKNRFLAVGDDYSIKFWDMENCILLMTVDAEGGLPASPHIRFNKEGSLLAVSANDNKIKILATVDGLRLMRTYETHSHIAPRPAPSNAPVKNGDSRKPEDTKAKSTAEVNPVKAGKVTEISTSAQFRSLKLSAHFEADKIGRLVYTYTGNAILALAFNAIHLLWKWPQNDLNLSGKATTKVAPQLMQPASGILMTNHLIEGNPVETVPCFALSKNDSYVMSASGGKITLFNMMTFKKMVTFISPPPVATNLAFHPQDNNIIAIGMEDSTVYIYNVRLDEVKSKLRGHSKRITGLAFSPLLNILVSSGADAQIIVWDLNNWERKNGCYLQSPAGRTPTARSDTQIQFHQDQTQLLAVNETQIAIYDMRKMECIKQLAIGEASASISHATFSCDSLLVYTGFVDGTVRIFGASNLQLQRQINPAAYLPSNASSTVYPLVVAAHPQEPNQFAIGLTDGSVYVFEPLESEGEWDVVPQPQRIENGSTSTISTQVAALDQTKPQPQG, translated from the exons ATGCGA gTTGGTTTGGACGTCGTAGAGATAAAAGAAGGTTTAGTTCCAATGACGACTTCGCTTAGCAGAGACCTAATCTTCCTGATCCTGCAGTTTCTCGATGAAGAAAAGTTCAAGGAAACTGTTCACAT CCTCCAGAAGGAATCAGGTCTATTTTTCAGCATGAATTACTTTGAGGACCTGATCCTCGACGGAAAATGGGAGGAGGTTGAGCGGTACCTTTCTGGGTTCACTAGAGTCGACGATAATCGTTATTCCATGAAGATATTTTTTGAAATCCGCAAGCAAAAATACCTTGAGGCCTTAGACAA GCATGATAGGGCCATGGCTGTTGAAATTCTTGCCAAGGATCTTAAAGTTTTCTCCTCTTTTAACGAGGACTTGTTCAGGGAAATCACTCAGCTCCTAACATTAGATAATTTTAG TTTCTGCAGGGAGAATGAGCAATTATCAACTTATAGAGATGCAAAGACAGCACGTACAATTATGTTGGGCGAGCTCAAGAAGCTGATTGAGGCAAATCCTTTTTTTTGTGACAAGTTGCAGTTCCCTAGCATTAAAACTTCAAGGTTACGGATGCTCATTAATCAAAG CTTAAATTGGCAACATTCCCTTTGTGCAAATCCTAGGCAAAACCCTGATATAAGAACTCTTATGGTGGATCACAATTGTAGAAATTCTACTGATCCATACACACAACTAGCCACAAGCAATCAGCTTATGGTTTCTGCACAAAGAACAGAAGGCTTCATTCCAATGTGTGCAAATGGG CCGTTCCAACCTGCATCAACATCAGTTCAAGCTCCTGTAAGTGCATGGCTAACAACTCCTTTAAGCATGAATCACCCAGTACTTTCTGGAGGAGGTAGCCTAGGTGGCCCGTCAAATCCTG CTGCAGTGTCAAATGGTCTTGTCGATTCTGATATGTCAAAGCCAAGGGTTAGTGCAGTTCCTGACAGG ATAATGCCACCAGGTATTAATTCCTCTCAGAATGGTTTGCAATTTAACATGACTGAAGAATTGCCGAGGACTGTTGCACGCACGTTGAACCAAGGATCACTTACCACAAGCATGGACTTCCATCCTATTCAACAAACTCTCCTTCTGG CTGGAACAAACATTGGGGAGATAAGTTTGTGGGAAGTTAGTTCTAGAGAGAAGTTAGTTTTGAGAAACTTTCAGGTGTGGGATATTGGAGCAAGTTCTATGACATTAAAG GCAGCTTTGATCAAAGATCCACTTGTCTCAGTAAGGCGTATAGTATGGAGCCCTGATGGTTCTTTGTTTG GAGTTGCATATTCTAAACATATGCTGCAGCTGTACACTTATTTTGGAGGGAATGATATTCGACAACATTTGGAG ATTGACTCGCATATTGGTGCTGTAAATGATCTAGCATTCTGTAACCCCTATAAGCAACTTGCGGTTATTACTTGTGGTGATGACAAGACCATCAAG GTGTGGGACGTAGCTACTGGCGCTAATATGTACACATTTGAAGGTCATGAGGCTTCTGTACATTCTGTCTGTCCTCATAACAAAGAAAATGTCCAT TTTTTCTTTTCAACATCAGTGGATGGCAAAATAAAGGCATGGTTATATGACACGATGGGATCCAGGGTCAATTATTATGCTCCTGGTTGCTCCTGTTCTGCAATGGCCTATAGTGCTGATGGAAAAAG GTTATTCTCATGTGGAACCACGAAAGAAGGGGAGTCACACATGGTCGAATGGAATGAAAATGAAGGTACTGTTAAGAGAACCTACCAAGGATTTCACAAACGTTCTTTGGGAATTGTTCAGTTTGATACTGCCAAGAATCGTTTCTTGGCAGTTGGTGATGATTATTCAATTAAATTCTGGGACATGGAAAATTGCATTCTTTTAATGACTGTTGATGCCGAGGGAGGATTACCG GCAAGTCCTCATATCCGCTTCAACAAGGAGGGCTCCTTGTTGGCTGTTTCtgcaaatgataataaaataaagattttggcaACAGTTGATGGTCTTCGATTAATGCGTACATATGAAACTCATTCCCATATTGCTCCAAGACCAGCTCCATCTAATGCTCCAGTTAAG AATGGTGACTCAAGAAAGCCCGAGGATACAAAAGCAAAATCAACTGCAGAAGTAAACCCAGTAAAAGCAGGCAAGGTGACTGAGATTAGCACATCTGCTCAATTTCGTTCACTCAAACTCTCAGCTCATTTTGAAGCAGATAAG ATTGGAAGGTTGGTTTATACTTATACAGGTAATGCCATTTTGGCATTAGCATTTAATGCTATTCATTTACTGTGGAAGTGGCCGCAAAATGACCTCAATTTGAGTGGGAAG GCCACAACAAAGGTTGCCCCTCAACTAATGCAACCAGCATCAGGCATATTAATGACCAATCATCTGATCGAGGGTAACCCTGTTGAAACTGTGCCATGTTTTGCATTGTCCAAGAACGACTCCTATGTCATGTCTGCATCAGGAGGAAAAATTACATTGTTCAACATGATGACATTTAAG AAAATGGTAACTTTCATTTCTCCACCCCCTGTGGCTACAAATCTTGCTTTTCATCCTCAAGATAACAATATAATCGCTATTGGCATGGAGGATTCCACGGTTTACATCTACAATGTTCGTCTAGATGAGGTCAAGAGCAAGCTTAGGGGTCACTCTAAGAGAATTACTGGTCTTGCCTTTTCCCCTCTGTTGAATATACTAGTTTCTTCTGGAGCTGATGCCCAG ATCATTGTATGGGACTTGAATAATTGGGAAAGGAAGAATGGATGCTATTTGCAATCTCCAGCAGGAAGGACACCTACAGCAAGGTCAGACACCCAGATACAGTTTCACCAGGATCAGACACAGTTGCTCGCTGTAAACGAAACTCAAATTGCCATATATGACATGAGGAAAATGGAGTGTATAAAGCAG TTGGCTATAGGAGAAGCTTCAGCATCAATCTCCCATGCAACATTTTCATGTGATAGCCTGTTAGTGTACACCGGTTTCGTGGATGGAACAGTGCGCATATTTGGTGCCTCAAATCTTCAATTACAACGGCAGATAAATCCCGCCGCTTATCTCCCATCCAATGCCAG CTCAACTGTTTATCCGCTTGTGGTTGCTGCACATCCCCAAGAACCCAACCAGTTTGCCATAGGCCTAACTGATGGCAGCGTCTACGTGTTTGAACCACTTGAGTCTGAAGGTGAATGGGATGTTGTGCCCCAACCTCAACGCATTGAGAATGGATCCACAAGTACCATTTCTACTCAAGTTGCAGCCTTGGATCAAACCAAACCCCAACCCCAGGGCTAA
- the LOC108470679 gene encoding topless-related protein 1-like isoform X2 has product MRVGLDVVEIKEGLVPMTTSLSRDLIFLILQFLDEEKFKETVHILQKESGLFFSMNYFEDLILDGKWEEVERYLSGFTRVDDNRYSMKIFFEIRKQKYLEALDKHDRAMAVEILAKDLKVFSSFNEDLFREITQLLTLDNFSFCRENEQLSTYRDAKTARTIMLGELKKLIEANPFFCDKLQFPSIKTSRLRMLINQSLNWQHSLCANPRQNPDIRTLMVDHNCRNSTDPYTQLATSNQLMVSAQRTEGFIPMCANGPFQPASTSVQAPVSAWLTTPLSMNHPVLSGGGSLGGPSNPVSNGLVDSDMSKPRVSAVPDRIMPPGINSSQNGLQFNMTEELPRTVARTLNQGSLTTSMDFHPIQQTLLLAGTNIGEISLWEVSSREKLVLRNFQVWDIGASSMTLKAALIKDPLVSVRRIVWSPDGSLFGVAYSKHMLQLYTYFGGNDIRQHLEIDSHIGAVNDLAFCNPYKQLAVITCGDDKTIKVWDVATGANMYTFEGHEASVHSVCPHNKENVHFFFSTSVDGKIKAWLYDTMGSRVNYYAPGCSCSAMAYSADGKRLFSCGTTKEGESHMVEWNENEGTVKRTYQGFHKRSLGIVQFDTAKNRFLAVGDDYSIKFWDMENCILLMTVDAEGGLPASPHIRFNKEGSLLAVSANDNKIKILATVDGLRLMRTYETHSHIAPRPAPSNAPVKNGDSRKPEDTKAKSTAEVNPVKAGKVTEISTSAQFRSLKLSAHFEADKIGRLVYTYTGNAILALAFNAIHLLWKWPQNDLNLSGKATTKVAPQLMQPASGILMTNHLIEGNPVETVPCFALSKNDSYVMSASGGKITLFNMMTFKKMVTFISPPPVATNLAFHPQDNNIIAIGMEDSTVYIYNVRLDEVKSKLRGHSKRITGLAFSPLLNILVSSGADAQIIVWDLNNWERKNGCYLQSPAGRTPTARSDTQIQFHQDQTQLLAVNETQIAIYDMRKMECIKQLAIGEASASISHATFSCDSLLVYTGFVDGTVRIFGASNLQLQRQINPAAYLPSNASSTVYPLVVAAHPQEPNQFAIGLTDGSVYVFEPLESEGEWDVVPQPQRIENGSTSTISTQVAALDQTKPQPQG; this is encoded by the exons ATGCGA gTTGGTTTGGACGTCGTAGAGATAAAAGAAGGTTTAGTTCCAATGACGACTTCGCTTAGCAGAGACCTAATCTTCCTGATCCTGCAGTTTCTCGATGAAGAAAAGTTCAAGGAAACTGTTCACAT CCTCCAGAAGGAATCAGGTCTATTTTTCAGCATGAATTACTTTGAGGACCTGATCCTCGACGGAAAATGGGAGGAGGTTGAGCGGTACCTTTCTGGGTTCACTAGAGTCGACGATAATCGTTATTCCATGAAGATATTTTTTGAAATCCGCAAGCAAAAATACCTTGAGGCCTTAGACAA GCATGATAGGGCCATGGCTGTTGAAATTCTTGCCAAGGATCTTAAAGTTTTCTCCTCTTTTAACGAGGACTTGTTCAGGGAAATCACTCAGCTCCTAACATTAGATAATTTTAG TTTCTGCAGGGAGAATGAGCAATTATCAACTTATAGAGATGCAAAGACAGCACGTACAATTATGTTGGGCGAGCTCAAGAAGCTGATTGAGGCAAATCCTTTTTTTTGTGACAAGTTGCAGTTCCCTAGCATTAAAACTTCAAGGTTACGGATGCTCATTAATCAAAG CTTAAATTGGCAACATTCCCTTTGTGCAAATCCTAGGCAAAACCCTGATATAAGAACTCTTATGGTGGATCACAATTGTAGAAATTCTACTGATCCATACACACAACTAGCCACAAGCAATCAGCTTATGGTTTCTGCACAAAGAACAGAAGGCTTCATTCCAATGTGTGCAAATGGG CCGTTCCAACCTGCATCAACATCAGTTCAAGCTCCTGTAAGTGCATGGCTAACAACTCCTTTAAGCATGAATCACCCAGTACTTTCTGGAGGAGGTAGCCTAGGTGGCCCGTCAAATCCTG TGTCAAATGGTCTTGTCGATTCTGATATGTCAAAGCCAAGGGTTAGTGCAGTTCCTGACAGG ATAATGCCACCAGGTATTAATTCCTCTCAGAATGGTTTGCAATTTAACATGACTGAAGAATTGCCGAGGACTGTTGCACGCACGTTGAACCAAGGATCACTTACCACAAGCATGGACTTCCATCCTATTCAACAAACTCTCCTTCTGG CTGGAACAAACATTGGGGAGATAAGTTTGTGGGAAGTTAGTTCTAGAGAGAAGTTAGTTTTGAGAAACTTTCAGGTGTGGGATATTGGAGCAAGTTCTATGACATTAAAG GCAGCTTTGATCAAAGATCCACTTGTCTCAGTAAGGCGTATAGTATGGAGCCCTGATGGTTCTTTGTTTG GAGTTGCATATTCTAAACATATGCTGCAGCTGTACACTTATTTTGGAGGGAATGATATTCGACAACATTTGGAG ATTGACTCGCATATTGGTGCTGTAAATGATCTAGCATTCTGTAACCCCTATAAGCAACTTGCGGTTATTACTTGTGGTGATGACAAGACCATCAAG GTGTGGGACGTAGCTACTGGCGCTAATATGTACACATTTGAAGGTCATGAGGCTTCTGTACATTCTGTCTGTCCTCATAACAAAGAAAATGTCCAT TTTTTCTTTTCAACATCAGTGGATGGCAAAATAAAGGCATGGTTATATGACACGATGGGATCCAGGGTCAATTATTATGCTCCTGGTTGCTCCTGTTCTGCAATGGCCTATAGTGCTGATGGAAAAAG GTTATTCTCATGTGGAACCACGAAAGAAGGGGAGTCACACATGGTCGAATGGAATGAAAATGAAGGTACTGTTAAGAGAACCTACCAAGGATTTCACAAACGTTCTTTGGGAATTGTTCAGTTTGATACTGCCAAGAATCGTTTCTTGGCAGTTGGTGATGATTATTCAATTAAATTCTGGGACATGGAAAATTGCATTCTTTTAATGACTGTTGATGCCGAGGGAGGATTACCG GCAAGTCCTCATATCCGCTTCAACAAGGAGGGCTCCTTGTTGGCTGTTTCtgcaaatgataataaaataaagattttggcaACAGTTGATGGTCTTCGATTAATGCGTACATATGAAACTCATTCCCATATTGCTCCAAGACCAGCTCCATCTAATGCTCCAGTTAAG AATGGTGACTCAAGAAAGCCCGAGGATACAAAAGCAAAATCAACTGCAGAAGTAAACCCAGTAAAAGCAGGCAAGGTGACTGAGATTAGCACATCTGCTCAATTTCGTTCACTCAAACTCTCAGCTCATTTTGAAGCAGATAAG ATTGGAAGGTTGGTTTATACTTATACAGGTAATGCCATTTTGGCATTAGCATTTAATGCTATTCATTTACTGTGGAAGTGGCCGCAAAATGACCTCAATTTGAGTGGGAAG GCCACAACAAAGGTTGCCCCTCAACTAATGCAACCAGCATCAGGCATATTAATGACCAATCATCTGATCGAGGGTAACCCTGTTGAAACTGTGCCATGTTTTGCATTGTCCAAGAACGACTCCTATGTCATGTCTGCATCAGGAGGAAAAATTACATTGTTCAACATGATGACATTTAAG AAAATGGTAACTTTCATTTCTCCACCCCCTGTGGCTACAAATCTTGCTTTTCATCCTCAAGATAACAATATAATCGCTATTGGCATGGAGGATTCCACGGTTTACATCTACAATGTTCGTCTAGATGAGGTCAAGAGCAAGCTTAGGGGTCACTCTAAGAGAATTACTGGTCTTGCCTTTTCCCCTCTGTTGAATATACTAGTTTCTTCTGGAGCTGATGCCCAG ATCATTGTATGGGACTTGAATAATTGGGAAAGGAAGAATGGATGCTATTTGCAATCTCCAGCAGGAAGGACACCTACAGCAAGGTCAGACACCCAGATACAGTTTCACCAGGATCAGACACAGTTGCTCGCTGTAAACGAAACTCAAATTGCCATATATGACATGAGGAAAATGGAGTGTATAAAGCAG TTGGCTATAGGAGAAGCTTCAGCATCAATCTCCCATGCAACATTTTCATGTGATAGCCTGTTAGTGTACACCGGTTTCGTGGATGGAACAGTGCGCATATTTGGTGCCTCAAATCTTCAATTACAACGGCAGATAAATCCCGCCGCTTATCTCCCATCCAATGCCAG CTCAACTGTTTATCCGCTTGTGGTTGCTGCACATCCCCAAGAACCCAACCAGTTTGCCATAGGCCTAACTGATGGCAGCGTCTACGTGTTTGAACCACTTGAGTCTGAAGGTGAATGGGATGTTGTGCCCCAACCTCAACGCATTGAGAATGGATCCACAAGTACCATTTCTACTCAAGTTGCAGCCTTGGATCAAACCAAACCCCAACCCCAGGGCTAA